In Candidatus Binatia bacterium, one DNA window encodes the following:
- a CDS encoding ComEA family DNA-binding protein → MERSEVRKVRSGRALWRGLLAALVVTALWASSADAEESKRIDINSASAEELATLPGVGPAKAEAIIAYRETAPFKSPEELVEVKGIGEKLYAQLKDKITVGDPAGGAARGGSPASVAGDAKAGRTAAAATR, encoded by the coding sequence ATGGAGCGATCGGAGGTACGGAAGGTTCGGTCGGGACGGGCGCTGTGGCGCGGGCTGCTGGCCGCCCTCGTCGTGACGGCGCTGTGGGCGTCGAGCGCGGACGCCGAGGAGAGCAAGCGCATCGACATCAACTCGGCGAGCGCCGAGGAGCTCGCGACGCTGCCCGGCGTCGGTCCGGCGAAGGCGGAGGCGATCATCGCCTACCGCGAGACGGCGCCCTTCAAGAGCCCGGAGGAGCTCGTCGAGGTGAAGGGGATCGGCGAGAAGCTCTACGCGCAGCTGAAGGACAAGATCACCGTCGGCGATCCGGCGGGCGGCGCGGCACGCGGCGGATCGCCTGCGTCCGTCGCGGGTGACGCGAAGGCGGGACGCACGGCTGCGGCGGCGACGCGCTAG
- a CDS encoding dienelactone hydrolase family protein, with product MQPQTIESGVEVQIPAGAERIRGVLHAAQRSPSPGLVLIPDVRGIWPLYRELAAKFADAGFHTLVLDIYSREGTPQLDDLAVFALIDSLPDARVVHDVAASVAYLRARPETGRVGVVGFCLGGQYATMSACRVDGLDACVSFYGMLTHRTPAPHKLPPPRETAAELRCPLLGLFGADDDLIPRADVEAFARDLAHAGKTFDVRIFEGAGHAFVNDRRPDAYRPETARIALRLAIEFLRARLA from the coding sequence ATGCAGCCGCAGACAATCGAGAGTGGTGTCGAGGTTCAGATCCCAGCCGGAGCCGAGCGCATCCGCGGCGTGCTTCACGCCGCGCAGCGCTCGCCGTCTCCGGGGCTCGTCCTGATCCCGGACGTGCGCGGCATCTGGCCATTGTATCGCGAGCTCGCAGCGAAGTTCGCCGACGCCGGCTTTCACACGCTGGTGCTCGACATCTACAGCCGCGAAGGCACGCCGCAGCTCGACGACCTGGCCGTCTTCGCGCTGATCGATTCGCTCCCCGATGCGCGCGTCGTGCACGACGTCGCCGCGTCGGTCGCCTATCTGCGCGCTCGACCCGAGACCGGACGCGTCGGCGTCGTCGGCTTCTGCCTGGGCGGGCAGTACGCGACCATGTCGGCGTGCCGCGTCGACGGCCTCGACGCCTGCGTGTCCTTCTACGGAATGCTCACGCACCGCACGCCCGCGCCGCACAAGCTGCCGCCGCCGCGCGAGACGGCCGCGGAGCTACGCTGTCCCCTGCTCGGCCTGTTCGGCGCGGACGACGACCTCATTCCGCGCGCCGACGTCGAAGCTTTCGCACGCGACCTCGCCCACGCCGGAAAGACCTTCGACGTGCGCATCTTCGAAGGAGCGGGCCACGCCTTCGTCAACGATCGCCGACCCGATGCCTACCGCCCCG